The following proteins are encoded in a genomic region of Shinella zoogloeoides:
- a CDS encoding ABC transporter ATP-binding protein: MTSASTNDIEFRSVTKRYGAVTAVSDINLSVPKGAFVALLGPSGCGKTTCLRMIGGFEQPSEGEVLIAGNVANGVPAYRRPVNMVFQQYALFPHFDVEKNVAYGLKQLRPRLPAEEISRRVGEALEMVRLSGFARRRIHEMSGGQQQRVALARALVNKPSVLLLDEPLAALDKKLRTAMQIELQTLQRDLGITFVLVTHDQEEALSMSDLVCVMSAGRIRQLATPQEVYDRPADLFVADFVGKTNRFDGTLEAGGTIRLGNGTALPAPRGDLQPGAVTVALRPEAIRLARGAEGATTLEGTVTHRIFLGSAAEYSIAIDGLGDLLVTAERHNQSENDLVAPGERVAISFDPGTAHIFPA; encoded by the coding sequence TTCCGTGCCGAAGGGTGCCTTCGTCGCGCTGCTCGGCCCGTCCGGCTGCGGCAAGACGACCTGCCTTCGCATGATCGGCGGCTTCGAGCAGCCGAGCGAGGGCGAGGTGCTGATCGCCGGCAATGTCGCCAACGGCGTGCCGGCCTATCGCCGCCCGGTCAACATGGTGTTCCAGCAATATGCGCTCTTCCCGCATTTCGACGTGGAGAAGAACGTCGCCTACGGCCTGAAGCAGCTCCGTCCGCGGCTGCCGGCCGAAGAAATCTCCCGCCGCGTCGGCGAGGCGCTGGAAATGGTACGGCTTTCCGGCTTCGCCAGGCGCCGCATTCATGAAATGTCCGGCGGCCAGCAGCAACGCGTGGCGCTCGCCCGCGCCCTCGTCAACAAGCCCTCCGTGCTCCTCCTCGACGAGCCGCTGGCGGCGCTCGACAAGAAGCTGCGCACCGCCATGCAGATCGAGCTGCAGACGCTCCAGCGCGACCTCGGCATTACCTTCGTTCTCGTCACCCATGACCAGGAGGAGGCGCTGTCGATGAGCGACCTCGTCTGCGTCATGAGCGCCGGCCGCATCCGCCAGCTCGCGACGCCCCAGGAGGTCTACGACCGCCCGGCCGATCTCTTCGTGGCCGATTTCGTCGGCAAGACCAACCGTTTCGACGGCACGCTGGAGGCCGGCGGCACCATCCGCCTCGGCAACGGCACGGCTCTGCCCGCCCCGCGCGGCGATCTTCAGCCGGGCGCCGTCACCGTGGCGCTCCGCCCCGAGGCGATCCGCCTTGCGCGCGGCGCGGAGGGCGCGACGACGCTGGAGGGCACCGTCACCCATCGCATCTTCCTCGGCTCGGCCGCCGAATACTCCATCGCCATCGACGGGCTGGGCGACCTCCTCGTCACCGCCGAACGCCATAACCAGTCGGAAAACGACCTCGTCGCGCCGGGCGAACGGGTCGCAATCAGCTTCGATCCCGGCACAGCGCATATCTTTCCGGCCTGA
- a CDS encoding ABC transporter permease, whose amino-acid sequence MRALITSVYLFLYAPIALVVLFSFNAGRNASEFTGFSTQWYGKALANPFLVAALQNSLIIAFTSATLAAVFGTMAALGLERLGARTRALFDGLLAAAIVVPGVVIGIATLVALVAVFGVVNPAIASLWPGEKPPQLGLGYGSIIAAHGLFTMALVTMIVKARIATLGRDIVEASADLYATPFTTFRDIVLPQILPSVLAGFLLAFTFSFDDFIVAFFVAGSKTTLPIYVFASIRRGVTPEVNAIATMVLVASLFLILVARLLMREKKTKSPAGE is encoded by the coding sequence ATGCGCGCGCTGATAACCTCCGTCTATCTGTTCCTCTACGCGCCGATCGCGCTGGTCGTACTGTTCTCCTTCAATGCGGGGCGCAATGCCAGCGAGTTCACCGGCTTCTCGACGCAATGGTACGGCAAGGCGCTCGCCAATCCGTTCCTCGTCGCCGCGTTGCAGAACAGCCTGATCATCGCCTTTACCAGCGCCACGCTCGCCGCCGTCTTCGGCACCATGGCCGCCCTTGGCCTGGAACGCCTCGGCGCGCGCACCCGCGCCCTCTTCGACGGCCTGCTCGCCGCCGCCATCGTCGTGCCGGGCGTCGTCATCGGCATCGCGACGCTGGTCGCGCTCGTCGCGGTCTTCGGCGTCGTCAATCCGGCCATCGCCTCGCTCTGGCCGGGTGAGAAACCGCCGCAACTCGGCCTCGGCTACGGCTCGATCATCGCCGCACACGGCCTCTTCACCATGGCGCTCGTGACGATGATCGTGAAGGCGCGCATCGCCACGCTCGGACGCGACATCGTCGAGGCCTCGGCCGATCTCTACGCCACGCCCTTCACCACTTTCCGCGATATCGTCCTGCCGCAGATCCTGCCCTCGGTGCTGGCCGGATTCCTGCTCGCCTTCACCTTCTCCTTCGACGATTTCATCGTGGCCTTCTTCGTCGCGGGCTCCAAGACGACGCTGCCGATCTACGTCTTCGCCTCGATCCGCCGCGGCGTGACGCCGGAGGTCAACGCCATCGCGACGATGGTGCTGGTCGCCTCGCTCTTCCTCATTCTCGTCGCCCGCCTCCTGATGCGGGAAAAGAAAACGAAATCGCCTGCCGGAGAATAA
- a CDS encoding ABC transporter permease gives MPLTTTAKRRLVTTALLAPASLWLFVFLVLPFIAMVVFSVGERGPAGGYQAAFTLAQYANLPARSAAYWNTLMLAPVGAFLCLLVAYPTAYYLAVKASPRHRLLLVSLVVVPFWTSLLVRTYAWMYILGSRGIPNLLDMIGIENVRLLNTPGAVLLGIVYGYLPLMIMPIYVSLEKLDRRLLEASADLGAKPVSTFFSVTLPLSLPGVMTGVALVTILLLGEYLIPQLLGGGKVFFIGNALVDLFLQSRNWPFGSAIAVTLVAIVVVVLMVAMRIAWKISGTRQVDLV, from the coding sequence ATGCCCCTGACGACGACGGCGAAAAGACGGCTGGTGACGACGGCGCTGCTGGCGCCGGCCTCCCTCTGGCTGTTCGTCTTCCTGGTGCTGCCCTTCATCGCCATGGTGGTCTTCTCCGTTGGCGAGCGCGGACCGGCGGGCGGCTACCAGGCGGCCTTCACCCTTGCGCAATATGCCAACCTGCCGGCCCGTTCCGCCGCCTACTGGAACACGCTGATGCTGGCGCCGGTCGGCGCTTTCCTCTGCCTGCTGGTCGCCTATCCGACCGCCTATTACCTCGCCGTCAAGGCAAGCCCGCGCCACCGGCTGCTGCTGGTCTCGCTGGTCGTCGTTCCGTTCTGGACGAGCCTTCTGGTGCGCACCTATGCCTGGATGTATATCCTCGGCTCGCGCGGCATCCCGAACCTCCTCGACATGATCGGCATCGAGAACGTGCGCCTGCTCAACACGCCGGGCGCCGTGCTGCTCGGCATCGTCTACGGCTACCTGCCGCTGATGATCATGCCGATCTATGTCAGCCTCGAAAAGCTCGACCGCCGGCTGCTGGAGGCTTCGGCCGATCTCGGCGCGAAGCCCGTCTCGACCTTCTTCTCCGTCACCCTGCCGCTCTCGCTGCCGGGCGTCATGACGGGCGTCGCGCTCGTCACGATCCTGCTGCTCGGCGAATATCTCATTCCGCAGCTTCTCGGCGGCGGCAAGGTCTTCTTCATCGGCAATGCGCTGGTCGACCTCTTCCTGCAATCGCGCAACTGGCCCTTCGGCTCGGCCATCGCGGTCACGCTGGTCGCCATCGTGGTCGTGGTGCTGATGGTCGCCATGCGCATCGCCTGGAAAATCTCCGGCACGAGACAGGTGGATCTCGTCTGA
- a CDS encoding spermidine/putrescine ABC transporter substrate-binding protein → MSKWFRDNAPISAHELTEEFMRLKRGSVTRRHFLGVTGLGLAAAVLARQPGLFNSAAYAQQEDLGSAMSIATWPNYHDPATFEAFTAETGVAVEVNVFGSNEEMLAKLQAGGTGWDLFVPTNYTISTYAGLGLIDPLDLSKVPNFDQKTQNVRFTNEGTVDGKVYALPKNWGTTGIAVNSDKVKSKVTSWKEFFEIAMTEADGRAMVHDYQLTTIGNALVSLGFSFNSVKPEELAKAEELLIKVKPHLYAINSDYQPSMRATDAWMTMCWTNDGAQLNRDIPEIHFTLGSDGGEIWSDFYAVPKAAANKPAGYALLNYLMDPQHAVKEHIANGAPTTDSRVIALLPAEITGNKIVYPDEAALTPLEFGAAVTLTDPARAELMARFKSA, encoded by the coding sequence ATGTCGAAATGGTTCAGAGACAATGCCCCGATCAGCGCCCATGAGCTGACGGAAGAATTCATGCGCCTGAAGCGCGGCTCCGTCACGCGCCGCCACTTCCTCGGCGTCACCGGCCTCGGCCTTGCCGCCGCCGTGCTCGCCCGCCAGCCCGGCCTCTTCAATTCGGCCGCCTATGCGCAGCAGGAAGACCTCGGCTCGGCCATGTCCATCGCTACCTGGCCGAACTACCACGACCCCGCAACCTTCGAGGCCTTCACCGCCGAGACGGGCGTCGCCGTCGAGGTCAACGTCTTCGGCTCGAACGAGGAGATGCTGGCAAAGCTGCAGGCCGGCGGCACCGGCTGGGACCTGTTCGTGCCCACGAACTACACGATCTCCACCTATGCCGGCCTCGGCCTGATCGATCCGCTCGATCTTTCCAAGGTGCCGAACTTCGACCAGAAGACCCAGAATGTACGTTTCACCAATGAGGGCACGGTCGACGGCAAGGTCTATGCGCTGCCGAAGAACTGGGGCACGACCGGCATCGCCGTCAATTCCGACAAGGTGAAGTCCAAGGTCACGAGCTGGAAGGAATTCTTCGAGATCGCCATGACCGAGGCGGACGGCCGCGCCATGGTGCACGACTACCAGCTCACCACCATCGGCAACGCCCTCGTCTCGCTCGGCTTCTCCTTCAACTCGGTCAAGCCCGAGGAGCTTGCCAAGGCCGAGGAGCTGCTGATCAAGGTCAAGCCGCACCTCTATGCCATCAACAGCGACTACCAGCCCTCCATGCGCGCCACCGACGCCTGGATGACCATGTGCTGGACGAACGACGGCGCGCAGCTCAACCGCGACATCCCGGAAATCCACTTCACGCTCGGCTCCGACGGCGGCGAGATCTGGTCGGACTTCTACGCCGTCCCGAAGGCGGCCGCCAACAAGCCGGCCGGCTATGCGCTGCTCAACTACCTGATGGACCCGCAGCATGCGGTGAAGGAGCACATCGCCAACGGCGCGCCCACCACCGACAGCCGCGTCATCGCCCTGCTGCCGGCCGAGATCACCGGCAACAAGATCGTCTATCCCGACGAGGCAGCGCTGACCCCGCTGGAATTCGGCGCTGCCGTGACGCTCACCGACCCGGCGCGCGCAGAGCTGATGGCGCGGTTCAAGTCGGCGTAA